Proteins encoded within one genomic window of Halodesulfurarchaeum formicicum:
- the mfnA gene encoding tyrosine decarboxylase MfnA yields the protein MTHVSASSEPQSFDRVLSSMCTEPAPAARRAAMAFLGSNPGDPATFQTIAARERETVSMLGELVGLADPHGYVTAGGSEANIQAVRAARNRATVAEPNVVAPTSAHFSLRKAASLLDVELRLVETGPDHRADPKAMADAVDERTALVFGVAGSTEYGRVDPIPALVDLADSVDAMLHVDAAFGGFFLPFTDREWHFGHAGIDSMTIDPHKAGRAAIPAGGFLARDRSVLDALSIQTPYLESESQVSLGGTRSGAGVASAHAALETLWPDGYRAAFERTMELARWLATELDSRGFDVIEPELPLVAWEASQSLFERLRDAGWRIARTQQGAIRIVVMPHVDRNMLDAFLTAVDRHRP from the coding sequence ATGACTCACGTATCCGCGAGCTCAGAGCCACAATCCTTCGACCGGGTGCTCTCCTCGATGTGCACGGAACCGGCGCCGGCAGCCAGACGGGCCGCGATGGCGTTTCTGGGCTCGAACCCTGGCGACCCGGCGACTTTTCAGACCATCGCTGCACGCGAACGGGAGACGGTTTCGATGCTGGGAGAGCTAGTTGGCCTGGCTGACCCACACGGGTATGTCACGGCCGGTGGTTCCGAGGCGAACATCCAGGCCGTGCGAGCTGCGCGAAACCGAGCCACGGTGGCCGAACCGAACGTCGTCGCGCCCACCAGTGCCCACTTCTCCCTTCGGAAGGCCGCCTCGCTGCTAGACGTCGAACTCCGACTCGTGGAGACGGGGCCGGACCATCGGGCGGACCCCAAAGCGATGGCCGACGCTGTGGACGAGCGGACCGCCCTCGTGTTCGGCGTGGCCGGGTCGACGGAGTACGGCCGGGTCGATCCCATCCCGGCCCTCGTGGACCTCGCCGACTCCGTCGACGCGATGCTGCACGTCGACGCCGCCTTCGGCGGCTTTTTCCTCCCGTTTACCGATCGTGAGTGGCACTTCGGGCACGCCGGCATCGATTCGATGACGATCGACCCTCACAAGGCCGGGCGGGCGGCGATTCCGGCGGGTGGGTTCCTGGCGCGTGACCGATCGGTGCTCGACGCATTGTCTATCCAGACGCCCTATCTAGAGTCCGAATCCCAGGTCTCCCTGGGCGGTACCCGGAGTGGGGCCGGCGTCGCGAGCGCCCACGCCGCACTCGAAACACTCTGGCCCGACGGGTATCGTGCTGCCTTCGAGCGGACGATGGAACTGGCCAGGTGGCTCGCGACGGAACTCGACTCACGAGGGTTCGACGTGATCGAGCCGGAACTCCCGCTCGTGGCCTGGGAGGCGAGCCAGTCGCTGTTCGAACGCCTTCGGGATGCGGGCTGGCGGATCGCCCGGACCCAGCAGGGGGCGATACGGATCGTCGTCATGCCCCACGTGGACCGAAATATGCTAGATGCGTTTCTTACGGCCGTGGACCGGCACCGTCCGTGA
- the metG gene encoding methionine--tRNA ligase: MSHESFPTENPAVVTCGLPYANGDLHIGHLRTYVSGDVLTRSLRTIGQETAFVSGSDMHGTPIAVNAAESGVSPEEFAMDWHETYEETFPQFDVDFDNYGNTHQSENVELTQEIVRTLDEAGHVYEKEIEVAWDPIEDQPLPDRYVEGTCPYCGATARGDECDEGCGRHLEPGEIENPTSILTGNPAEYRTREHKFFRVSAFQEYLSEFIDRLEGTKNARNQPREWIEGELQDWCITRDLDWGIDYPEDETDLVLYVWVDAPIEYIASTKQYSDRVGADTYDWEEVWRDGDSEIVHVIGRDIIQHHTVFWPAMLAGAEFNEPRAVMASGFVNLDGASFSTSRDRAVWAEEYLDSPFDTDLLRFYIATAGPFERDIDFSWETFQDRVNAELADDVGNFVYRALLFANRNYEGTPDAAVSADVEAEIESAMADFTAALNEYSVREAGTVPLELARFGNEYIQHNEPWKLVDEDPEQAAQVIRDTVQLVKAIAITIQPFTPRTAEQIWTDLNEDGTAAEATIEDCLDAPPATFGEPREPFEKIEDEQVEARQAALQERIEDEDTDSETDTTMTDIEPLNEDRIAFEDFQDLDIRVGRIESAEPIEGADKLVRLQVDIGAETRQLVAGIRQLHDVEELPGTKIIVLANLEKAELFGVESNGMLLAAGDEADLLTTQGDAGPGTKIQ, translated from the coding sequence ATGAGCCACGAGTCCTTTCCCACCGAGAACCCGGCGGTGGTGACCTGTGGACTGCCCTACGCGAACGGGGACCTCCACATCGGTCACCTGCGGACCTACGTGAGCGGCGACGTGTTGACACGGTCGCTGCGGACCATCGGCCAGGAGACCGCCTTCGTCTCGGGGTCGGACATGCACGGGACGCCGATCGCGGTCAACGCGGCCGAGTCGGGGGTCTCCCCCGAGGAGTTCGCGATGGACTGGCACGAGACCTACGAGGAGACCTTCCCCCAGTTCGACGTGGATTTCGACAACTACGGGAACACCCACCAGTCCGAGAACGTCGAGTTGACCCAGGAGATCGTCCGGACCCTCGACGAGGCGGGCCACGTCTACGAGAAGGAGATCGAGGTCGCCTGGGACCCGATCGAGGACCAGCCGCTGCCCGACCGCTACGTCGAGGGCACCTGTCCCTACTGTGGCGCGACGGCCCGCGGGGACGAGTGTGACGAGGGCTGTGGTCGCCACCTCGAACCCGGCGAGATCGAGAACCCGACCAGTATTCTGACCGGGAACCCAGCGGAGTACCGGACCCGCGAGCACAAGTTCTTCCGCGTCTCGGCCTTCCAGGAGTACCTCTCGGAGTTCATCGACCGCCTGGAGGGGACCAAAAACGCCCGCAACCAGCCCCGGGAGTGGATCGAGGGCGAACTCCAGGACTGGTGTATCACCCGGGACCTGGACTGGGGCATCGACTATCCGGAGGACGAGACCGACCTGGTCCTCTACGTGTGGGTCGATGCACCTATCGAGTACATCGCCTCGACCAAACAGTACAGCGATCGCGTGGGCGCGGACACCTACGACTGGGAGGAAGTCTGGCGCGATGGCGACAGCGAGATCGTCCACGTCATCGGCCGGGACATCATCCAGCATCACACCGTCTTCTGGCCCGCGATGCTCGCCGGGGCCGAGTTCAACGAGCCGCGAGCGGTCATGGCAAGCGGCTTTGTCAACCTCGACGGTGCGAGTTTCTCGACGAGCCGCGATCGGGCGGTCTGGGCCGAGGAGTACCTGGACTCGCCGTTCGACACCGACCTCCTCCGGTTTTACATCGCCACGGCGGGCCCGTTCGAGCGGGACATCGACTTCTCCTGGGAGACCTTCCAGGACCGGGTCAACGCCGAACTCGCCGACGACGTGGGGAACTTCGTCTACCGGGCGCTGCTCTTCGCGAACCGGAACTACGAGGGCACGCCCGACGCCGCGGTCTCCGCCGACGTCGAGGCCGAGATCGAGTCCGCGATGGCGGACTTCACGGCGGCGCTCAACGAGTATTCGGTCCGGGAGGCCGGGACCGTCCCCCTCGAACTGGCTCGCTTCGGCAACGAGTACATCCAGCACAACGAGCCCTGGAAGCTCGTCGACGAGGATCCCGAACAGGCCGCCCAGGTCATTCGGGATACCGTTCAACTCGTGAAGGCCATCGCGATCACGATCCAGCCCTTCACGCCCCGCACCGCCGAGCAGATCTGGACCGACCTGAACGAGGACGGGACCGCAGCCGAGGCGACTATCGAGGACTGCCTGGACGCGCCCCCGGCCACCTTCGGCGAGCCACGGGAGCCCTTCGAGAAGATCGAGGACGAGCAGGTCGAAGCCCGCCAGGCGGCCCTGCAGGAACGCATCGAGGACGAAGACACCGACTCCGAGACCGACACGACAATGACCGACATCGAACCCCTGAACGAGGATCGCATCGCCTTCGAAGACTTCCAGGACCTGGACATCCGGGTCGGCCGCATCGAGTCCGCCGAGCCGATCGAGGGCGCGGACAAACTCGTCCGCCTGCAGGTCGACATCGGCGCGGAGACCCGCCAGCTGGTCGCGGGAATCCGACAGCTCCACGACGTCGAGGAGCTCCCGGGGACCAAGATCATCGTCCTGGCGAACCTAGAGAAAGCCGAACTCTTCGGCGTGGAATCCAACGGCATGCTCCTGGCGGCCGGCGACGAGGCCGACCTGCTGACGACCCAGGGTGACGCCGGCCCCGGAACGAAGATCCAGTAA
- a CDS encoding VTT domain-containing protein, translated as MLEAILDLGLETAVRAASGWSGLGVIFVYSALIAFVLPFPSEIVLCPVGYLCPTNTLALALFPYEVQILLVIVVSGLGKALGSVIALMVGHSAAHSGVTIRFVEWIGFDPVGWSQKRLVELGKRWGPLGMAIGLSVPFFPDTASIYAFSVLGTGYRRFAAAAFAGSVGRLVVTMGLIEGALFVV; from the coding sequence ATGCTCGAAGCCATCCTGGACCTCGGGCTCGAAACGGCCGTCAGGGCCGCCTCGGGCTGGTCCGGGCTTGGCGTGATCTTCGTCTACTCGGCGCTCATCGCCTTCGTGCTCCCGTTTCCGAGCGAGATCGTTCTCTGCCCGGTCGGCTATCTCTGTCCGACCAATACCCTCGCGCTTGCACTGTTCCCGTACGAAGTCCAGATCCTCCTCGTGATCGTGGTAAGCGGGCTCGGGAAGGCGCTGGGGAGTGTCATCGCGTTGATGGTCGGGCACTCCGCCGCTCACTCCGGGGTCACCATCCGGTTCGTCGAGTGGATCGGGTTCGACCCGGTCGGGTGGTCACAGAAGCGGCTGGTCGAACTCGGCAAACGGTGGGGCCCCCTCGGGATGGCGATCGGGCTCAGCGTTCCCTTCTTCCCCGATACGGCCTCGATTTATGCCTTCTCGGTCCTGGGAACGGGCTACCGTCGCTTCGCGGCCGCGGCCTTCGCCGGGAGCGTGGGACGGCTCGTGGTGACGATGGGGTTGATCGAAGGAGCCCTCTTCGTCGTGTAG
- a CDS encoding LiaF transmembrane domain-containing protein, whose protein sequence is MNFRRTGRTTTALLVLLLGALLLAGTTGAFATESLWNWVPGVFVLLGAWALLRSRGRNLTGPVMVIAVAGTVQLRNLGVISDAQIGSWWPLFVVLFGLLLLVGRGRRRSRVDGTSGELDAIAVFGGADTRVTATDFTGGDVISIFGGSEIDLRDAEISDPPAVIEAVTLFGGTEFRVPPEWNVTLDVLAIFGGTEDSRRRETVTETPDLVVTGVTLFGGVEILD, encoded by the coding sequence ATGAACTTTCGACGGACCGGCCGAACGACAACTGCCCTTCTCGTCTTGCTCCTGGGGGCCCTCCTGCTCGCCGGCACGACCGGAGCCTTCGCGACTGAATCACTCTGGAACTGGGTCCCCGGAGTGTTCGTCCTCCTCGGAGCCTGGGCGCTACTCCGCTCTCGGGGTCGAAACCTCACCGGGCCAGTAATGGTCATCGCCGTCGCCGGAACCGTCCAACTTCGGAATCTGGGAGTTATCTCCGACGCCCAAATCGGGTCGTGGTGGCCGCTTTTCGTGGTCCTGTTCGGGCTCCTGTTACTCGTGGGACGGGGTCGCCGACGCAGTCGTGTCGATGGAACGAGTGGAGAACTGGACGCGATCGCCGTCTTCGGCGGGGCCGACACGCGGGTGACCGCCACGGACTTCACCGGCGGCGACGTCATCTCGATCTTCGGTGGCTCGGAGATCGATCTCCGGGACGCCGAGATTTCCGACCCACCGGCCGTGATCGAGGCGGTCACACTCTTCGGTGGAACGGAGTTTCGGGTCCCACCGGAATGGAACGTGACACTCGATGTCCTGGCCATCTTCGGGGGCACGGAGGACTCACGGCGGCGGGAAACGGTCACCGAGACCCCGGACCTCGTGGTGACCGGTGTGACACTCTTCGGCGGCGTGGAAATTCTGGACTGA
- a CDS encoding M48 family metallopeptidase, with translation MLAYHAVFLLLVVGSTGVVAGLAALNVRHADRRIRERSAWVTATLSVDDPARLRQYHRLSTSAGTLKNVLVLAIVLLVLYTGLFGDAIATIDGAIGNDLLAGVGIFVVATVTMQLLSLPFEAFDTFGIEAAYGFNEQSPQLFVRDAIVGTAVSVAFVSILGAGILLVLQQFPTWWWLAATGVVALFVLGSQIVVPRVIMPLFYDFEPIEDGDLRTAVEAVFDRAGFTCEDVYAMNASSRSGHSNAFFTGFGRTKRVVLFDTLIEQLEERELQSVLAHELAHWKQNHVWQRMAVSILEAAVLLALAQILLGQSWLYAMFGVPEIPAAGLLLAGLWLEPVLQFTQPLSNRLWLRSERAADDFAVEVMGSGEPLAAALAQMTGENLSNPFPHPLYEAFHYQHPPVPERIRRLVEGADR, from the coding sequence ATGCTCGCGTATCACGCCGTTTTTCTACTGCTCGTGGTGGGCTCGACGGGAGTCGTTGCCGGGCTCGCCGCGTTGAACGTGAGACACGCGGATCGAAGGATCCGGGAGCGCTCCGCGTGGGTGACTGCGACCCTTTCCGTCGATGACCCCGCCCGTTTGCGCCAGTATCATCGCCTCTCGACGAGCGCCGGCACGCTCAAGAACGTGCTCGTCCTCGCGATCGTCCTGTTAGTGCTCTACACCGGCCTGTTTGGAGACGCAATCGCGACGATCGACGGAGCGATCGGGAACGACCTCCTCGCGGGGGTCGGGATCTTCGTCGTGGCGACAGTCACAATGCAACTGCTTTCCCTTCCCTTCGAGGCCTTCGACACCTTCGGGATCGAGGCGGCCTACGGGTTCAACGAACAATCACCACAGCTGTTCGTCCGCGACGCGATCGTCGGGACCGCCGTCTCGGTGGCCTTCGTTTCGATCCTGGGAGCCGGAATTCTGCTCGTCCTCCAGCAGTTCCCCACCTGGTGGTGGCTCGCCGCGACGGGCGTCGTGGCGCTGTTCGTGCTCGGGTCCCAGATCGTCGTCCCACGTGTTATCATGCCGCTTTTCTACGACTTCGAGCCGATCGAGGACGGGGACCTCCGGACGGCCGTCGAAGCGGTCTTCGATCGGGCCGGGTTCACCTGCGAGGACGTCTACGCGATGAACGCGAGCTCCAGATCCGGCCACTCGAATGCCTTCTTCACGGGCTTTGGCCGGACCAAGCGGGTCGTCCTCTTCGATACACTGATCGAGCAACTCGAAGAGCGCGAACTGCAGAGCGTGCTGGCCCACGAACTCGCCCACTGGAAGCAGAACCACGTCTGGCAGCGAATGGCCGTCTCGATCCTCGAAGCGGCCGTGCTCCTCGCGCTCGCCCAGATCCTCTTGGGACAGTCCTGGCTGTATGCCATGTTCGGCGTGCCCGAGATCCCGGCGGCCGGGCTCCTGCTCGCGGGGCTCTGGCTGGAGCCGGTGCTGCAGTTCACCCAGCCACTCTCGAATCGCCTCTGGCTCAGAAGCGAGCGGGCCGCCGACGATTTCGCCGTCGAAGTGATGGGATCGGGCGAGCCGCTGGCGGCTGCGTTGGCACAGATGACCGGTGAGAACCTCTCGAATCCCTTCCCCCACCCGCTCTACGAGGCGTTTCACTACCAGCATCCGCCGGTCCCCGAGCGAATCCGCAGGCTCGTGGAGGGTGCGGACCGATGA